A genome region from Coffea arabica cultivar ET-39 chromosome 7e, Coffea Arabica ET-39 HiFi, whole genome shotgun sequence includes the following:
- the LOC140011043 gene encoding putative pentatricopeptide repeat-containing protein At3g47840, giving the protein MVSPLRPCIRRLYATSSIAYGAERRSCLASGTSTDYLTRKPHEGSQVDILLINSRLKELVRMGHLCDARRMFDELPQRDEISWTNMIAGYVNGSDPSEALSLFSRMWVDPNLQMDPFVLSLALKASGISMNKKFGDSLHGYSVKTGFVNSVFVGSALVDMYMKIGKVWDARIVFNEMPLRNVVSWTAVITGLVHAGSDMDGLMSFAEMWREGINYDSYTLAIALKACANLGELNYGREIHTHTIKKGLDASSYVANSLATMYNKCNKLNYGLQLFKKMHAKDVVSWTTMIATYVQMGQEHLGIQTFLQMRESDVSPNGFTFSTLISGCANILKLDWGEQLHAHVLRLGLAHYLSVTNSLVTLYSKCGQLDSATKMFQEMSTRDIVSWSTIIAGYAQGGYGEEAFDFLSQMRRSGPKPTEFALASLLSLCGSMAILDQGKQLHAHVFIIGLDHTAMIRSALINMYSKCGSIGEASTVFYKMENDDVISWTAMINGYAEHGYSHEAIKLFEEMAKVGLRPDPVTFIGVLSACSHVGLVDLGFHYLNLMSKMYKITPSKEHYGCMIDLLCRAGRLHDAENMIKTMPLDQDDVVWSTLLRASRLHGDVECGRRAAEQILKMDPSCAGTHITLANIYSSAGKWREAAKVRKLLKSKGVIKEPGWSWIKVKDQISAFVAGDRSHSQSEEIYYILDLVASKTEVAVFELDCLLHDLED; this is encoded by the coding sequence ATGGTCTCACCATTGAGGCCCTGTATCAGAAGATTATATGCAACCTCAAGTATTGCCTACGGTGCTGAACGCAGAAGTTGTTTGGCTTCTGGGACGAGCACAGATTACTTGACAAGAAAACCCCACGAAGGTTCTCAAGTTGACATCTTGTTAATTAACTCAAGGCTGAAAGAGCTTGTGAGAATGGGGCATCTTTGTGACGCGCGGAGgatgtttgatgaattgccgCAAAGGGATGAAATTTCGTGGACCAATATGATAGCAGGATATGTCAACGGATCTGATCCGTCAGAAGCATTGTCTTTGTTTTCTAGGATGTGGGTTGACCCTAATCTTCAAATGGACCCTTTTGTACTTAGTCTAGCATTGAAGGCTTCTGGGATTAGTATGAACAAGAAATTTGGAGATTCACTACATGGATACTCGGTGAAAACTGGCTTTGTGAATTCTGTTTTCGTCGGAAGTGCACTAGTTGATATGTATATGAAAATTGGGAAGGTTTGGGATGCTCGTATAGTTTTTAATGAGATGCCTTTGAGGAATGTAGTTTCTTGGACTGCCGTTATTACAGGACTTGTTCATGCTGGTTCTGATATGGACGGCTTAATGTCTTTTGCTGAAATGTGGAGAGAAGGCATTAATTACGATTCATATACTTTGGCCATTGCATTGAAGGCATGTGCCAATTTGGGTGAATTGAATTATGGCAGAGAAATCCATACCCACACGATAAAAAAAGGGTTGGATGCAAGTTCATATGTTGCTAATAGTCTTGCAACAATGTACAATAAGTGCAATAAATTGAATTATGGCTTACAGTTGTTTAAGAAGATGCATGCCAAAGATGTGGTTTCATGGACAACCATGATTGCGACATATGTTCAGATGGGTCAAGAGCATCTTGGGATACAAACTTTCTTGCAAATGAGAGAATCTGATGTCAGTCCTAATGGGTTTACATTTTCGACTCTGATCTCGGGCTGTGCAAATATTTTGAAACTTGACTGGGGTGAACAGTTGCATGCACATGTTCTTCGTTTAGGTCTTGCTCATTATCTATCTGTGACAAATTCCCTTGTGACTTTATACTCAAAGTGTGGACAACTCGATTCAGCTACTAAAATGTTTCAGGAAATGAGCACGAGGGATATTGTTTCCTGGAGCACAATTATTGCTGGATATGCTCAAGGAGGTTATGGCGAGGAAGCCTTTGATTTTCTATCACAGATGAGAAGGTCAGGACCAAAGCCCACTGAATTTGCTCTTGCTAGTCTGTTAAGTCTTTGTGGAAGTATGGCAATTCTTGACCAAGGAAAGCAACTTCATGCCCATGTTTTCATTATTGGATTAGATCACACAGCTATGATTAGGAGTGCTTTAATAAATATGTATTCAAAATGTGGAAGTATAGGAGAAGCCTCGACTGTATTCTATAAGATGGAGAATGATGATGTCATATCATGGACTGCCATGATTAATGGATATGCTGAACACGGATACAGCCATGAAGCCATAAAGTTATTTGAAGAAATGGCAAAGGTTGGCCTGAGACCAGATCCTGTGACCTTCATTGGTGTTCTTAGTGCTTGCAGCCATGTTGGGCTCGTTGACCTTGGCTTTCACTACCTCAACTTGATGAGCAAGATGTATAAGATAACCCCTTCTAAAGAACATTATGGTTGCATGATTGATCTCCTATGCCGAGCTGGACGATTGCATGATGCAGAGAACATGATCAAGACTATGCCACTTGATCAGGATGATGTTGTGTGGTCGACTCTGCTCAGAGCGTCGAGGCTACATGGTGATGTTGAATGCGGAAGACGAGCTGCAGAACAGATTCTTAAGATGGATCCAAGTTGTGCAGGGACCCACATTACCCTAGCTAATATTTACTCTTCGGCTGGAAAGTGGAGAGAAGCAGCAAAAGTTAGGAAGCTCTTGAAATCAAAAGGTGTCATCAAGGAGCCAGGATGGTCTTGGATCAAAGTCAAGGATCAAATTTCTGCATTTGTCGCTGGTGATCGATCCCATTCTCAGTCTGAAGAGATATACTATATTCTGGATTTAGTCGCTTCCAAAACAGAAGTTGCAGTCTTCGAGCTAGATTGCCTGCTTCATGACCTAGAAGATTAG
- the LOC113698811 gene encoding lipid phosphate phosphatase epsilon 1, chloroplastic isoform X2, with protein MSSVAAVFGRPTFIPSPTRLVRPPPPHQNIFPLTSRLQVCKKKFLKQSSLMTEPSRFRPGDDPGDGGTLGALEEEAFVDGSSGPAASGLEAIVNNLSKWLTAVLFGIFLLVRHDAAALWAAWGSVMNMAMGIILKRLLNQERPVSNLRSDPGMPSSHALSISYITTYIILSVIQYWGLNGITAAISGIFLSIGSYFSWLRVSQQLHTISQVVVGALLGTVFSTLWFWAWSSIVLKAYVSNLWVQIVVTLGAAAFCTVFILHVIRYWVMEPLTLYMSRKFSS; from the exons ATGTCATCTGTCGCTGCTGTTTTTGGAAGACCCACTTTTATTCCAAGTCCAACGCGCTTGGTGAGACCTCCTCCTCCTCACCAAAATATTTTTCCACTGACATCAAGATTGCAGGTTTGTAAGAAGAAATTCCTCAAACAAAGCAGCCTGATGACAGAGCCCAGCAGATTCCGACCCGGTGATGACCCTGGCGATGGAGGAACCCTCGGAGCTTTGGAAGAGGAAGCTTTCGTTGATGGGTCCTCCGGTCCTGCAGCTAGTGGACTCGAAGCTATTGTTAATAACTTG AGTAAGTGGCTGACTGCGGTACTCTTTGGCATATTTCTCCTTGTAAGGCATGATGCGGCTGCACTGTGGGCTGCTTGGGGTTCTGTTATGAATATGGCAATGGGAATTATATTGAAGAGATTATTAAACCAAGAACGACCTGTTTCTAATTTAAGATCAGACCCGGGCATGCCATCTTCGCACGCTCTGTCCATCTCCTATATAACTACATATATCATTCTATCAG TGATTCAATATTGGGGGTTGAATGGAATTACAGCCGCCATCAGTgggatttttctttcaattgggtcttaCTTT AGCTGGCTTCGTGTTTCACAACAGCTTCATACAATCAGCCAAGTCGTTGTGGGTGCTTTGTTGGGAACTGTCTTCTCAACGTTGTGGTTTTGGGCCTGGAGTTCTATTGTACTAAAGGCATATGTATCCAACTTGTGGGTTCAGATTGTCGTCACCCTGGGTGCTGCTGCATTTTGCACTGTATTTATTTTACATGTTATTAGGTACTGGGTTATGGAACCATTGACTTTGTACATGTCTAGGAAATTCTCAAGCTAA
- the LOC113698811 gene encoding lipid phosphate phosphatase epsilon 1, chloroplastic isoform X1 has protein sequence MSSVAAVFGRPTFIPSPTRLVRPPPPHQNIFPLTSRLQVCKKKFLKQSSLMTEPSRFRPGDDPGDGGTLGALEEEAFVDGSSGPAASGLEAIVNNLSKWLTAVLFGIFLLVRHDAAALWAAWGSVMNMAMGIILKRLLNQERPVSNLRSDPGMPSSHALSISYITTYIILSVCYTTYLSEFWFLTLLIAVIQYWGLNGITAAISGIFLSIGSYFSWLRVSQQLHTISQVVVGALLGTVFSTLWFWAWSSIVLKAYVSNLWVQIVVTLGAAAFCTVFILHVIRYWVMEPLTLYMSRKFSS, from the exons ATGTCATCTGTCGCTGCTGTTTTTGGAAGACCCACTTTTATTCCAAGTCCAACGCGCTTGGTGAGACCTCCTCCTCCTCACCAAAATATTTTTCCACTGACATCAAGATTGCAGGTTTGTAAGAAGAAATTCCTCAAACAAAGCAGCCTGATGACAGAGCCCAGCAGATTCCGACCCGGTGATGACCCTGGCGATGGAGGAACCCTCGGAGCTTTGGAAGAGGAAGCTTTCGTTGATGGGTCCTCCGGTCCTGCAGCTAGTGGACTCGAAGCTATTGTTAATAACTTG AGTAAGTGGCTGACTGCGGTACTCTTTGGCATATTTCTCCTTGTAAGGCATGATGCGGCTGCACTGTGGGCTGCTTGGGGTTCTGTTATGAATATGGCAATGGGAATTATATTGAAGAGATTATTAAACCAAGAACGACCTGTTTCTAATTTAAGATCAGACCCGGGCATGCCATCTTCGCACGCTCTGTCCATCTCCTATATAACTACATATATCATTCTATCAG TATGTTATACAACCTATTTGTCTGAATTCTGGTTCCTTACGCTCCTCATTGCAGTGATTCAATATTGGGGGTTGAATGGAATTACAGCCGCCATCAGTgggatttttctttcaattgggtcttaCTTT AGCTGGCTTCGTGTTTCACAACAGCTTCATACAATCAGCCAAGTCGTTGTGGGTGCTTTGTTGGGAACTGTCTTCTCAACGTTGTGGTTTTGGGCCTGGAGTTCTATTGTACTAAAGGCATATGTATCCAACTTGTGGGTTCAGATTGTCGTCACCCTGGGTGCTGCTGCATTTTGCACTGTATTTATTTTACATGTTATTAGGTACTGGGTTATGGAACCATTGACTTTGTACATGTCTAGGAAATTCTCAAGCTAA
- the LOC140011219 gene encoding psbQ-like protein 3, chloroplastic, protein MALQRHITRRRATTNILAASVGVLAMEAISCQQTGTASGFDFGMTAPEQTLEEAESGIKGHAQSLIQVKELLEAESWNAAQRALRKCSAYLKQDIYTIIQAKPGSERPELRKLYSDLFNSVTRLDYAARDENVPRIWDCYGNVVSALSNILSRL, encoded by the coding sequence ATGGCCCTCCAACGCCACATTACCAGAAGAAGAGCGACAACAAACATTTTGGCAGCTTCAGTTGGGGTGCTGGCAATGGAAGCAATATCCTGTCAACAAACTGGCACTGCTAGTGGCTTTGATTTTGGAATGACCGCACCTGAACAGACGCTAGAAGAGGCTGAGAGCGGGATTAAAGGGCACGCCCAAAGTTTGATACAAGTGAAAGAATTGTTGGAGGCAGAGTCATGGAACGCGGCGCAAAGGGCACTGCGGAAGTGCTCAGCATACCTAAAACAAGATATATACACCATTATTCAAGCTAAGCCTGGAAGTGAGAGGCCTGAGCTGAGGAAGTTGTATTCCGATCTATTCAATAGCGTCACGAGACTGGATTATGCAGCAAGGGATGAGAATGTGCCACGTATTTGGGATTGCTATGGCAATGTTGTTTCAGCCCTTAGCAATATCTTGTCAAGATTATAA